A window of the Pseudomonas furukawaii genome harbors these coding sequences:
- a CDS encoding chaperone NapD: MPETLHIASLLVHCRPQLMPALLPNLARLPGVEVHRHSPEGKLVVVLEVEHERQILDCIDQIQQLPGVLNAALVYHELLSAEGDTP; this comes from the coding sequence ATGCCCGAAACCCTGCATATCGCCAGCCTGCTGGTTCACTGCCGCCCGCAGCTGATGCCGGCGCTGCTGCCCAACCTCGCCCGTTTGCCGGGGGTGGAGGTTCACCGCCATTCCCCCGAAGGGAAGCTTGTGGTGGTGCTCGAAGTGGAGCATGAGCGGCAGATCCTTGATTGCATCGACCAGATTCAGCAACTGCCCGGCGTACTCAACGCCGCGCTGGTGTACCACGAACTCCTCAGTGCAGAAGGAGACACGCCATGA
- the napE gene encoding periplasmic nitrate reductase, NapE protein: MEEKDDSSLGKRHETRLFLFLIILLFPLLSIALVGGYGFVVWMLQLIMGPPGPPA; the protein is encoded by the coding sequence ATGGAAGAAAAGGACGACTCCAGCCTGGGCAAACGGCACGAAACCCGCCTGTTCCTCTTTCTGATCATCCTGCTGTTTCCGCTGCTGTCGATCGCGCTCGTGGGCGGCTACGGCTTTGTCGTCTGGATGCTGCAACTGATCATGGGACCGCCCGGTCCGCCGGCCTGA
- a CDS encoding PepSY-associated TM helix domain-containing protein encodes MTSRTLRIWYLVHKWTSLVSTLFLLLLCLTGLPLIFHEEIEHYVEPHAEPREIVSGSSRIDYDKVIAAALAARPGEVVRFVGFDREEPVGVITTAPTLVAPPLDGHAQSFDTRTGELSPPEPPEQGFMTVMLRLHTDLFLGLPGFLFLGLMGLLLLASLVSGVVVYAPFMRKLDFATVRTGRSTRLKWLDLHNLLGILVLTWLLAVGATGVINTLALPILGLWQNGQLADMTAPYRDAPPLQSLGSLHKALESARRAAPDMEPGFVAFPGTQFSSQHHYAVFMRGTTPLTARLLKPALVDARTGELTDIREMPWYVKTLLVSQPLHFGDYGGLPLKIIWAVLDIVAIVILASGLYLWLGRRQGATAALIDGGPAPEGKA; translated from the coding sequence ATGACCTCCCGCACCCTGCGCATCTGGTACCTGGTGCACAAGTGGACCAGCCTGGTCTCCACGCTCTTTCTGCTGTTGCTGTGCCTGACCGGATTGCCGCTGATCTTCCACGAGGAGATCGAACACTACGTCGAGCCCCATGCGGAGCCCCGGGAAATCGTCTCCGGATCGTCGAGGATCGACTACGACAAGGTGATCGCCGCCGCGCTGGCGGCCCGGCCTGGCGAGGTGGTGCGCTTCGTCGGCTTCGACCGCGAGGAGCCGGTCGGCGTGATCACCACCGCGCCCACCCTGGTGGCGCCACCGCTGGATGGCCATGCCCAGTCGTTCGATACCCGCACGGGCGAGCTGTCCCCTCCGGAACCGCCGGAGCAGGGTTTCATGACGGTCATGCTGCGCCTGCACACCGACCTCTTTCTCGGCCTGCCCGGGTTCCTGTTCCTGGGGCTGATGGGGCTGTTGCTGCTGGCTTCCCTGGTGTCGGGCGTCGTGGTCTACGCGCCGTTCATGCGCAAGCTGGACTTCGCCACCGTGCGTACCGGGCGCAGCACGCGCCTGAAATGGCTGGACCTGCACAACCTGCTCGGGATCCTGGTCCTGACCTGGCTGCTGGCCGTCGGCGCCACGGGGGTCATCAACACCCTGGCGTTGCCGATCCTCGGCCTGTGGCAGAACGGGCAACTGGCGGACATGACCGCGCCCTACCGGGACGCACCGCCGCTGCAGTCGCTCGGTTCCCTGCACAAGGCGTTGGAGAGCGCCCGACGCGCGGCACCGGACATGGAACCGGGTTTCGTCGCCTTCCCCGGTACCCAGTTCAGCAGCCAGCATCATTACGCGGTGTTCATGCGCGGCACCACGCCGCTCACCGCTCGCCTGCTCAAGCCGGCGCTGGTGGACGCGCGGACCGGCGAACTGACCGACATACGCGAGATGCCCTGGTACGTGAAGACCCTGCTGGTCTCGCAGCCGCTGCACTTCGGTGACTACGGCGGACTGCCGTTGAAGATCATCTGGGCGGTGCTCGACATCGTGGCGATCGTGATCCTCGCCAGTGGCCTCTATCTCTGGCTGGGCCGACGCCAGGGGGCGACGGCCGCGCTGATAGACGGCGGCCCGGCCCCGGAGGGCAAGGCATGA